In one window of Marinilabiliales bacterium DNA:
- a CDS encoding bifunctional folylpolyglutamate synthase/dihydrofolate synthase, producing MTYKKTLEYLFSQLPMYQRIGKAAYKADLATTLALDEYSGHPHKRFRTVHVAGTNGKGSVSHMLASVLQSAGLKTGLYTSPHLLDFRERIRIDGKPVGKDFVTGFTAGHRKLFERLRPSFFEMTVAMAFEYFAAEKVDVAVIETGMGGRLDSTNIITPLVSVITNIGLDHTEFLGNSLQAIAGEKAGIIKPGIPVVIGEMQPETRDVFITAARQTGSLISFASEEYTCEFATFTTGGLQSLNITSNREARRSSGGRKADWKNLETDLLGFYQQKNAVTVLKIIDVLREQGLDISREHVYSGLRQVATATGFRGRWQIAGRNPLIVFDTAHNAAGISNVIGQIRATPHRHLHMVLGFVNDKKTGEILRMLPAGATYYLTMASIPRSLDAAELQSKALAAGLSGKAYHTVPDAISAALAAAGPDDLVFVGGSTFVVADGLMNK from the coding sequence ATGACCTACAAGAAAACACTGGAGTACCTTTTCAGTCAACTGCCGATGTACCAGCGCATAGGCAAAGCCGCCTACAAGGCAGACCTGGCTACAACCCTGGCACTTGATGAATATTCCGGTCATCCCCACAAGAGGTTCAGAACGGTGCATGTTGCCGGCACCAACGGCAAAGGGTCGGTATCACACATGCTGGCATCGGTGCTGCAGTCGGCCGGCCTTAAAACCGGGCTCTACACATCGCCCCATCTGCTCGACTTCAGGGAAAGGATCAGAATTGACGGTAAGCCGGTTGGAAAGGATTTCGTCACAGGTTTCACCGCAGGCCATCGCAAACTGTTCGAAAGGTTGCGACCCTCCTTTTTTGAAATGACCGTTGCCATGGCATTCGAATACTTTGCAGCAGAGAAGGTCGATGTAGCGGTTATAGAGACAGGTATGGGAGGCAGGCTTGATTCGACCAACATTATAACACCGCTTGTTTCCGTAATTACGAATATCGGGCTGGATCACACCGAGTTCCTTGGCAACAGCCTGCAGGCCATAGCAGGAGAAAAGGCAGGGATCATCAAACCGGGCATACCCGTGGTTATTGGCGAGATGCAGCCTGAGACAAGGGATGTGTTCATCACGGCTGCCAGGCAAACGGGGTCTTTAATAAGCTTTGCTTCAGAAGAGTACACCTGCGAATTTGCCACATTCACCACAGGGGGGCTGCAGTCGTTAAATATAACATCAAACAGGGAGGCGCGCCGGTCGTCAGGTGGCCGAAAGGCGGACTGGAAAAACCTGGAGACCGACCTGCTGGGCTTCTACCAGCAAAAGAATGCCGTTACTGTACTGAAAATCATAGATGTTTTGAGGGAACAGGGACTTGATATCAGCCGGGAGCATGTGTATAGCGGACTCCGGCAGGTTGCAACAGCTACGGGATTTCGCGGGCGATGGCAGATAGCCGGCAGGAACCCGCTGATCGTATTCGACACAGCCCACAATGCTGCCGGCATCAGCAATGTCATTGGCCAGATACGGGCAACTCCCCACAGGCACCTGCACATGGTGCTGGGATTTGTAAACGACAAGAAAACGGGAGAGATCCTTCGCATGCTACCGGCCGGTGCCACCTATTACTTGACCATGGCATCCATACCAAGATCGCTCGATGCCGCTGAGCTCCAAAGCAAGGCCCTCGCGGCAGGCCTTTCAGGAAAAGCATACCATACAGTGCCCGATGCTATCTCGGCAGCACTTGCCGCTGCCGGACCAGACGACCTGGTATTTGTGGGGGGCAGCACCTTCGTAGTGGCCGACGGATTGATGAACAAATAG
- a CDS encoding nitroreductase family protein, which yields METLKAIKTRRSIRKYRSGMISRQEVNALLEAGMYAPSARNEQPWHFVVVTERELLNRLMDAHPYASMLAEAPLAILVCGDTDLEKSKGYWPVDCSAATQNILLAAHDRGFGSVWLGVYPRDERMEAIKSIFSLPANIQPFSLIALGYAAEDKEPPERFRPERIHLNGWGSRYDT from the coding sequence ATGGAAACTCTCAAGGCGATAAAGACAAGAAGAAGCATCAGGAAATACCGGTCCGGTATGATTTCCAGACAAGAGGTAAATGCACTGCTTGAGGCCGGCATGTATGCCCCTTCGGCACGTAACGAGCAGCCCTGGCACTTCGTGGTGGTTACGGAGAGAGAACTGCTCAACAGGCTGATGGATGCACACCCCTATGCCTCAATGCTTGCAGAGGCGCCACTTGCCATCCTGGTATGCGGCGACACAGACCTTGAAAAAAGCAAGGGATACTGGCCGGTGGACTGCTCAGCGGCCACCCAGAACATACTGCTGGCGGCACATGACCGGGGCTTTGGCAGCGTGTGGCTCGGCGTGTACCCCCGCGACGAAAGGATGGAAGCCATAAAATCCATCTTCTCGCTGCCTGCTAATATTCAGCCTTTCTCACTCATTGCCCTTGGATATGCTGCCGAGGATAAAGAGCCTCCCGAGCGGTTCAGGCCGGAAAGAATTCATCTGAACGGATGGGGCAGCCGTTACGACACCTGA
- a CDS encoding PhoH family protein, with translation MGNKKKTFVLDTNVLLHDYKCIYRFQENDLVIPIVVLEELDRLKRGNDLINYHAREFTRELDLLSGDHLFNGGIKLGRGLGKLSIETGKPFSDEMCESFPEKTPDHRILAITDHVRRRFNRRPVILVSKDINLRMKAKSLGILAQDYESDKVANLDSMDRAVEMHEDFDDRLISRLYEEPEGVPAAEFKLSMEPHQYYILRSSKASVLVHYDPFRDMMERVEKYRIYGIEPRNAEQTFSIDALIRPEIQLISLTGKAGTGKTLLALAAALHQDNRYKQILLARPIIPLANRDIGFLPGDVNEKIGPYMQPLFDNLSVIKNKFRTQSRELAKIEEMERTEKLVITPLAYIRGRSLSDVFFIVDEAQNLTPHEVKTIITRAGENTKIVFTGDVHQIDSPYLDMKSNGLSYMTDKMKGQDIFAHVNLVKGERSFLSELASNLL, from the coding sequence ATGGGGAATAAGAAGAAAACATTCGTACTTGATACGAATGTTCTGCTGCATGACTACAAGTGTATATACCGCTTCCAGGAAAACGACCTGGTAATCCCGATAGTTGTTCTTGAGGAGCTGGACCGGCTTAAAAGGGGCAATGACCTGATCAATTACCACGCAAGGGAATTCACCCGCGAGCTTGATCTTTTGTCGGGCGACCACCTTTTCAATGGTGGCATTAAGCTGGGACGGGGACTTGGAAAACTGTCGATCGAAACGGGTAAGCCCTTCTCCGACGAGATGTGTGAATCGTTTCCTGAAAAGACCCCCGACCACCGGATACTTGCCATAACTGACCATGTAAGGAGAAGATTCAACAGGCGTCCTGTAATACTGGTATCGAAAGACATAAACCTGAGAATGAAGGCCAAGTCGCTCGGTATACTGGCGCAGGACTATGAGTCAGACAAGGTGGCAAACCTCGATTCGATGGACAGGGCAGTGGAGATGCATGAGGATTTTGATGACCGGCTGATATCGAGGCTTTATGAGGAGCCCGAAGGTGTTCCTGCGGCTGAATTTAAGCTGAGCATGGAGCCTCACCAGTACTACATACTCAGAAGCAGCAAGGCCTCCGTACTGGTCCATTATGATCCGTTCAGGGATATGATGGAACGGGTTGAGAAGTACAGGATTTACGGGATCGAGCCGCGAAATGCCGAGCAGACATTTTCGATCGATGCGCTGATACGGCCTGAGATTCAGCTTATATCCCTTACGGGGAAGGCCGGGACCGGGAAGACCCTCCTTGCGCTGGCTGCCGCTCTGCACCAGGATAACAGGTACAAGCAGATACTGCTTGCCCGGCCCATTATACCGCTGGCCAACCGTGATATCGGTTTCCTGCCGGGCGATGTGAACGAGAAGATCGGACCCTATATGCAACCGCTGTTTGATAACCTCTCTGTTATCAAGAACAAGTTCAGGACCCAGAGCAGGGAACTGGCAAAGATAGAGGAGATGGAAAGGACAGAGAAGCTTGTTATTACGCCGCTGGCCTATATACGCGGGCGCAGCCTCTCTGACGTGTTTTTCATAGTCGATGAGGCGCAGAACCTTACCCCGCATGAGGTGAAGACCATTATCACAAGGGCGGGAGAGAATACCAAGATAGTCTTTACCGGTGATGTCCACCAGATAGATTCGCCA